The genomic interval ACACCGATATGTTTCAAAACCTCAAGCGCGACATGGAAACTATGAACGTTCCCCTAAGTGGAAGCTTTTAATGCGTAAAGTTCTCTTAACGATCCTTAGTGTCAGCATCACATACGCTGTTTTTTTCAGTTATGTTCACTCCAAAATGAAAGAAGAGCGCGATGTTCTCCTCTTGAATGAACATAAAATTATAGAAACCTCGTACAAAGCAGTGACGCAGATGTACAGCATCTCCATCGAGAACTATTTTCGTTATGCCATTATGCAACCTCCCATTCTTAAGATTTTAAATGACGTTGTAGATACGAATGATACGCACGAAAAAGCGCTTCTCCGAGGCTCCTTATACCGCCTTTTATACCCTTTTTACAATGATGAGCTTAAGAGGCTTGGCATCAGACAGTTTCATTTTCACACACCTCAAGGCGAAAGTTTTTTGCGTTTTCATGCCCCTGCTGAAAATGGTGACAACCTGATGGAAGTACGTCCTTCCATCAAAAAAGCCAACATTGAAAAAAAGTTTGTTACGGGATTTGAGGGTGGTCGTATCTATCCTGGATTTCGCTATGTTTTTCCCATTATTCAGGAAGGAAAACATTTAGGCAGTGTTGAAGTCTCTTTAGCGTATGAAAACATTGAGTTTGAGCTTTCAAAGCTTTTGAGCTGGAAAGATCATCTGCTGTTGCTTAAAAAATCAGTCACAACCGATATGGTCTTTGAAGGACACAAACACCATTTTATGCCTTCACCTTTGAGCAATGATTTTGTCATCGAAAACCAAAAAATTTCCAATATCACCGCACCTTCCATTGAATCGGAACTGACCAAAAAGATCAATGCGATACTCAAAGATCACTATAACATCGATGCCAAACTCAAAGAAGGCAAAAACTTTTCCATTCCTGTGCTTCAAGATGATGACGGTTATGTTGCTAATTTTTACGCTGTTTACGATCTCACAGGCACTCTTGCCGCTTACGCCGTTACCTACAGCCATTTAGATGATCTTGTCAAAATCCAACATAAATACATTGCATCGCTTCTTTTTGGCTTTTTAACCTTTGTGCTTCTGGGCATTGTCCTTTATCTGCTCATTGAGCA from Sulfurospirillum multivorans DSM 12446 carries:
- a CDS encoding diguanylate cyclase domain-containing protein, whose protein sequence is MRKVLLTILSVSITYAVFFSYVHSKMKEERDVLLLNEHKIIETSYKAVTQMYSISIENYFRYAIMQPPILKILNDVVDTNDTHEKALLRGSLYRLLYPFYNDELKRLGIRQFHFHTPQGESFLRFHAPAENGDNLMEVRPSIKKANIEKKFVTGFEGGRIYPGFRYVFPIIQEGKHLGSVEVSLAYENIEFELSKLLSWKDHLLLLKKSVTTDMVFEGHKHHFMPSPLSNDFVIENQKISNITAPSIESELTKKINAILKDHYNIDAKLKEGKNFSIPVLQDDDGYVANFYAVYDLTGTLAAYAVTYSHLDDLVKIQHKYIASLLFGFLTFVLLGIVLYLLIEQSHKTLKEKIFFETIVAKTINGVILLNTKGQITFINNAATTLLGYSLKEVIGKDSHELIHVHPHDTTKEECPILNSMRYQRTYLGEEVFRKKGGEHFTVHLNATPFVQDNNNIGSVIIFRDISTEKEAQKTIEHLAYYDSLTELPNRKLLLDRLSHTIASTKRDPEYCGLLFIDLDNFKFLNDTKGHEYGDMLLKMVAKRLSSTLRLCDTVSRFGGDEFVVLVTKLGEDPYEAKTKLREIGYKLLHAINEPFRLINVDYTCTASIGGTLFHDTNKTINDILKDADIAMYEVKKQHKNEIKIV